From the uncultured Trichococcus sp. genome, one window contains:
- a CDS encoding O-acetyl-ADP-ribose deacetylase — MNRLQFNQTTVSFIKGDITRCEIDAIVNAANESLLGGGGVDGAIHRAAGAELLAACRLLNGCRTGEAKLTPGFRLKAAHVIHTVGPIWRGGMHGEAELLASCYRKSLELAEANGIRTLAFPAISTGIYGYPLEQATSIAIGTIKAYLIDYPQTSIKEITFVCFDDATLRAYEQAFKELERGTD, encoded by the coding sequence ATGAACAGATTGCAGTTCAATCAAACAACAGTGTCCTTTATAAAGGGCGACATCACCCGGTGCGAAATCGATGCCATCGTCAATGCCGCAAATGAAAGCCTGCTCGGCGGAGGCGGAGTGGACGGCGCCATCCACCGTGCCGCCGGGGCGGAATTGTTGGCAGCTTGCCGCCTTTTGAACGGGTGCCGGACAGGCGAGGCGAAGCTCACGCCCGGCTTCCGGCTCAAAGCGGCTCATGTCATCCATACGGTCGGTCCGATTTGGCGGGGCGGAATGCACGGCGAAGCGGAATTATTGGCTTCCTGCTACCGAAAATCATTGGAGCTGGCGGAGGCCAACGGAATCCGTACGCTTGCCTTTCCGGCAATCAGCACCGGCATTTACGGTTATCCGTTGGAACAGGCGACCTCAATCGCTATCGGAACCATCAAAGCCTACCTGATCGATTATCCGCAAACGAGCATCAAAGAAATTACCTTTGTCTGCTTTGACGATGCGACATTGCGCGCATACGAGCAGGCATTCAAAGAACTGGAAAGGGGAACTGACTGA
- a CDS encoding zinc ribbon domain-containing protein, whose translation MFLFFDVMPFRKQLEYNQTITCSRCGHFGRYEVYLVGNRFRLFFIPVITFGKKYLVRTTCCDTWYLLDPQIGKAIERKETITIRNSDLQMYQTGEPLESRCPNCGASYPQGAHFCPNCGTKVDGMEH comes from the coding sequence ATGTTTCTATTTTTTGACGTAATGCCGTTCCGCAAACAACTTGAATACAACCAGACGATCACCTGCAGTCGCTGCGGCCATTTTGGGCGCTATGAGGTCTATCTTGTGGGCAATCGTTTCCGCCTGTTTTTCATCCCGGTCATCACCTTCGGGAAAAAGTATCTCGTCCGCACAACCTGTTGCGACACGTGGTATCTCCTTGATCCGCAAATAGGCAAAGCAATCGAACGGAAAGAAACAATCACAATCCGGAACAGCGATCTGCAAATGTATCAGACCGGCGAACCACTTGAAAGCAGATGCCCCAACTGCGGGGCTTCCTATCCTCAAGGCGCGCATTTTTGCCCGAATTGCGGAACGAAAGTGGATGGAATGGAGCACTGA
- a CDS encoding DUF975 family protein, with protein sequence MLTNKEIRSTAREYLRGNYKMAVINLILITIANSTMQSVVRTLTGESALNMRLPAGTLPNWDSIFSMQYSPFQTTLNVVLSIIVALIIGSMQMGNEWGYLDMLDGTPLSSGHLLKPFENQLSKTLGVLALQAVYVSLWSVLLIIPGIMKLYSLALSNFIYFDNPDMKTTDILRQSEAFMKGKKMRLFQLDLTYFVVYLIPVALFMGVGIAAFNMYAGAARADSDALLYQALLLVGLMLATFAVFGILTFIVEPRRKAARAVFYSEVLKEEDLSIG encoded by the coding sequence ATGTTAACAAACAAAGAAATCAGATCAACAGCTAGAGAATATTTACGCGGCAATTATAAAATGGCGGTCATCAACCTGATCCTTATCACGATCGCGAACAGTACCATGCAATCGGTAGTCAGAACGCTGACGGGCGAAAGTGCCTTGAACATGCGGTTGCCAGCGGGGACTTTGCCTAATTGGGATTCTATCTTTTCGATGCAATACTCGCCTTTCCAAACGACACTGAATGTGGTCCTTTCGATCATCGTGGCGCTGATCATCGGCTCCATGCAGATGGGGAATGAATGGGGCTATTTGGATATGTTGGACGGTACGCCGCTTTCATCCGGCCATCTGCTCAAACCATTTGAAAATCAGTTGTCCAAGACGCTCGGCGTTCTGGCGCTGCAGGCCGTCTATGTCAGTCTATGGTCTGTATTGCTGATCATACCGGGAATCATGAAGCTTTATTCCTTGGCATTATCGAACTTCATTTACTTCGATAATCCGGATATGAAAACGACGGACATCCTGAGACAAAGCGAAGCCTTCATGAAAGGCAAGAAGATGAGACTTTTCCAATTGGATTTGACTTATTTTGTTGTTTACCTGATTCCGGTGGCGCTGTTTATGGGTGTCGGAATAGCTGCGTTTAACATGTATGCCGGAGCGGCAAGGGCTGATTCCGATGCGTTATTGTATCAAGCGTTATTGCTGGTAGGATTGATGTTGGCTACATTCGCTGTCTTTGGAATCTTGACTTTCATCGTTGAGCCGAGAAGGAAAGCCGCGCGTGCGGTTTTCTATTCGGAAGTCCTGAAGGAAGAAGACCTCAGCATCGGCTGA
- a CDS encoding hydrolase — MEPRIKREAPSITTDLRSDTVQVPSVIRNCSGIRIFGKRIKSLIFTTDIAIILNNDADAVIAVYPFTPHPAVIQSIANVSTIPILSGVGGGTTQGKRSANISLFSEAQGSLAVVVNAPTPIDTIKQIEETVDIPIVCTIVTEYMDIQERLDAGVDILNVSGGKDTPYIVSRIRENFPDVPIIATGGPTDKTILDVINAGANAISWTPPSNGELFRRKMDKYRNKEREKFMQEHQGMTIEEVEDLEELENLEDQRD, encoded by the coding sequence ATGGAGCCTAGAATCAAAAGAGAAGCGCCAAGCATCACAACCGATTTGCGCAGTGACACAGTCCAAGTCCCTAGCGTGATCCGGAACTGTTCAGGGATCCGGATTTTTGGAAAGCGAATCAAATCCCTGATCTTTACGACGGATATTGCGATAATCCTGAATAACGATGCGGATGCCGTCATCGCGGTTTATCCATTTACCCCGCATCCGGCGGTTATCCAAAGCATTGCCAATGTCTCAACCATTCCGATCCTTTCCGGTGTCGGTGGGGGGACGACCCAAGGCAAACGCAGCGCCAACATCTCCTTGTTTTCTGAAGCACAGGGTTCCTTGGCTGTCGTCGTCAATGCGCCGACACCGATTGATACCATCAAACAAATCGAAGAAACTGTGGATATTCCGATCGTCTGTACCATCGTAACGGAATATATGGATATTCAGGAACGGTTGGATGCCGGCGTCGATATCCTGAACGTCAGCGGCGGAAAGGATACGCCGTATATCGTTAGCCGTATCCGTGAAAATTTCCCGGATGTTCCGATCATCGCGACAGGCGGACCGACTGATAAAACGATTCTGGATGTGATCAATGCCGGCGCCAATGCCATCAGCTGGACGCCGCCTTCCAATGGGGAACTGTTCAGGCGCAAGATGGATAAGTACCGCAACAAAGAACGTGAAAAGTTTATGCAGGAGCACCAAGGTATGACGATCGAAGAAGTTGAAGATCTGGAAGAACTGGAAAATCTGGAAGATCAGAGAGATTAA
- a CDS encoding glucose 1-dehydrogenase, translating to MGKLQNKVAIITGAAQGMGAMHARKFAEEGAKVVVTDINEAAGKTLAEEIGENAVFMKLDVSKSENWEEVIAQTEEKFGPVTVLVNNAGVGIFKTLDQLTEADFRLTFEIDELGVFLGMKAVVPSMKKAGVGSIVNISSVDGLVSAPTAIAYSASKHAVTGMTKGAATELGQFNIRVNSVHPGIIETPMAEQGDVYEYIKQLEKDIPLRRTAKPEEVSNLVIYLASDDSSYSTGSQFVVDGGMISDL from the coding sequence ATGGGAAAATTACAGAACAAGGTAGCGATTATCACAGGCGCAGCGCAAGGAATGGGTGCCATGCACGCCCGCAAATTCGCGGAGGAAGGCGCCAAAGTGGTGGTGACCGACATCAATGAAGCAGCCGGAAAAACTTTGGCTGAAGAAATCGGCGAAAATGCCGTCTTCATGAAGCTCGATGTGTCAAAATCAGAAAATTGGGAAGAAGTCATTGCGCAGACCGAGGAAAAATTCGGACCGGTTACCGTACTCGTCAACAATGCCGGTGTCGGCATCTTCAAGACATTGGACCAACTGACGGAAGCTGATTTCCGTTTGACTTTTGAAATCGATGAACTGGGCGTGTTCCTGGGTATGAAAGCTGTCGTGCCTTCCATGAAAAAAGCCGGTGTCGGATCGATCGTCAACATTTCATCAGTCGACGGCCTTGTGAGTGCACCTACCGCCATCGCCTACAGCGCTTCGAAGCACGCCGTAACCGGGATGACAAAGGGAGCAGCTACTGAGCTTGGCCAATTCAATATCCGCGTGAATTCCGTCCACCCGGGCATCATCGAAACGCCGATGGCCGAACAGGGTGACGTCTACGAATACATCAAGCAATTGGAAAAGGACATTCCTCTGAGGAGGACCGCAAAACCGGAAGAAGTCTCCAACCTGGTCATCTACCTGGCATCCGATGATTCAAGCTACTCGACCGGCTCGCAATTCGTCGTCGACGGCGGCATGATTTCCGACCTGTAG
- a CDS encoding neutral zinc metallopeptidase, which translates to MKWKGGRRSSNVEDRRGSGGFSTGGGGLGVSGMAGGGIFGIIIMIIIALFGGGDLFGGGGSSTPTETPQTGITETSNKTEDEMAEFVSVVLAYTEDVWTQEFANNNMEYVEPTLVLFSGQVQSACGVAGSQVGPFYCPADQKVYIDLSFYDTLSQEYGASGDFAMAYVIAHEVGHHVQNLLGIMDQVQSARNQLSETEYNELNVRLELQADYLAGVWANYVQEQGLLEEGDFEEALQAAFAVGDDTLQKEYQGYIVPDSFTHGTSEQRMRWFTKGFEKGDLSGGDTFNIPYDEL; encoded by the coding sequence ATGAAATGGAAGGGTGGAAGGAGAAGCTCAAACGTTGAGGACCGACGCGGCAGTGGCGGCTTTTCGACGGGTGGCGGCGGCCTGGGCGTGAGCGGCATGGCAGGCGGCGGGATTTTTGGGATCATCATCATGATCATCATTGCCCTGTTCGGAGGCGGTGACCTGTTCGGTGGCGGCGGAAGCAGCACGCCGACAGAAACGCCACAGACCGGCATCACCGAAACGAGCAACAAGACCGAGGACGAGATGGCTGAATTTGTATCCGTCGTATTGGCCTACACAGAAGATGTCTGGACCCAGGAATTTGCGAACAACAACATGGAATATGTAGAGCCGACGCTTGTGCTGTTCAGCGGACAGGTGCAGTCAGCCTGTGGTGTGGCCGGTTCCCAAGTCGGGCCTTTCTACTGTCCTGCTGACCAAAAGGTATACATTGATCTGAGTTTCTATGATACGCTTTCGCAAGAATACGGAGCATCCGGCGATTTTGCGATGGCCTACGTCATCGCTCATGAAGTCGGGCATCACGTCCAGAATTTGTTGGGCATCATGGATCAGGTGCAAAGCGCCCGTAATCAGTTGAGCGAAACGGAATACAACGAGCTGAATGTGCGCCTGGAACTGCAGGCCGACTACCTGGCCGGCGTCTGGGCTAACTATGTCCAAGAGCAGGGTTTGCTGGAGGAGGGCGATTTCGAGGAAGCCTTGCAGGCAGCTTTCGCTGTAGGGGATGATACCCTGCAGAAAGAGTACCAAGGCTATATTGTACCGGACAGCTTTACGCACGGTACCTCCGAGCAACGCATGCGCTGGTTCACGAAAGGCTTTGAAAAAGGTGATCTGAGCGGCGGGGATACGTTTAATATCCCATATGATGAACTGTGA
- a CDS encoding heavy metal translocating P-type ATPase has product MSEKVKRIEWYLDELDCANCANKVEAGIAKIEGILESNVNFMTKTLRIEIEEDQENDILPKVKQKLSVLEPDIHPTLKKSGAPIGTNGLPIVAARSAEAKSAEKLHDHHDHHGSDSEDAEGHPHEHSHGHSHAHGEGDKDEIRKAVIRLVVGFGILLAAIFAPVSATVSLALYVTAYLVAGYDIVWSALLNIKNGQLFDENFLMTIATLSAFYIQEYPEAVAVMLFYQLGELFQDIAVDKSRRSIAELMDIRPDYANVKTAAGIEKVAPETVKIGDIILIRPGEKVPLDGKVVSGTSAVDTSALTGESVPRGVKAGDSILSGFINKNGVIEVAVEKPFAESTVVKILDLVQNASGRKAPTENFITKFARYYTPVVVIAAVLLAVLPPLLFPGESFNEWLYRASIFLVISCPCALVVSIPVGFFGGIGSASRKGILVKGSNFLEGLNDVKTVVMDKTGTLTEGKFAVTRIESAGELTEELLLELAAYAELHSSHPIADSIKEAYGNPIAEDRIATTNNIPGQGLQVVVDGQEILAGNAKLMKKFGIIHAPAPETGTVVHIAVDKQYAGYILIADAIKADAKATIAGLKARGIRTIMLTGDSHAVGEAVAKEIGIDEVHAELLPQDKVTKLEEVLASKRKGEKVIFVGDGINDTPVLARSDIGMAMGGLGSDAAIEAADIVIMDDQPSKILTAITVAEETRKIVWQNIIFAMSVKGLFLILGAFGVATMWEAVFADVGVTVLAVLNSIRILKK; this is encoded by the coding sequence ATGTCTGAGAAAGTAAAGCGGATCGAATGGTATTTGGACGAATTGGATTGCGCCAATTGTGCCAACAAAGTTGAAGCCGGCATCGCGAAAATAGAAGGGATTCTTGAAAGCAATGTGAACTTCATGACGAAGACATTGCGGATCGAAATCGAAGAGGATCAAGAGAACGATATTTTGCCGAAAGTGAAACAAAAACTCAGTGTACTGGAACCGGATATCCATCCGACTCTAAAAAAAAGCGGTGCACCGATCGGAACAAACGGATTGCCGATAGTTGCGGCCCGATCGGCTGAAGCGAAATCCGCCGAAAAGCTCCACGACCATCATGACCATCACGGCTCTGATTCCGAGGATGCTGAAGGGCACCCCCACGAACATAGCCATGGTCATAGTCATGCGCACGGCGAAGGGGACAAGGACGAAATCCGGAAAGCCGTCATCCGTCTGGTCGTCGGCTTTGGAATCTTGCTGGCGGCGATTTTCGCCCCGGTCAGCGCAACGGTTTCGCTGGCATTGTATGTGACCGCGTACCTGGTTGCGGGCTATGACATCGTTTGGAGCGCGCTTCTTAACATCAAGAACGGACAGCTGTTTGATGAAAATTTCCTGATGACGATCGCCACTCTGAGCGCTTTTTATATCCAGGAGTATCCGGAAGCAGTGGCCGTTATGCTGTTCTATCAGCTGGGTGAACTGTTCCAGGACATCGCGGTCGACAAATCCCGCCGCTCCATCGCCGAATTGATGGACATCCGCCCCGATTACGCAAACGTGAAAACAGCTGCCGGCATCGAAAAAGTCGCGCCGGAAACCGTCAAAATCGGCGACATCATCCTGATCCGCCCCGGCGAAAAAGTGCCGTTGGACGGGAAAGTCGTGAGCGGAACCTCGGCCGTCGACACCTCGGCACTGACCGGGGAATCGGTACCGCGTGGCGTGAAAGCCGGCGACAGCATCCTGAGCGGGTTCATCAACAAAAACGGCGTCATCGAAGTCGCGGTGGAAAAACCATTTGCTGAGTCCACCGTCGTCAAAATTTTGGATTTGGTGCAGAACGCCAGCGGCCGAAAAGCGCCTACGGAAAATTTCATCACCAAATTCGCCCGCTACTACACACCGGTCGTCGTCATCGCAGCCGTGTTGCTGGCGGTGTTGCCGCCGCTCTTGTTCCCGGGTGAAAGTTTCAATGAATGGCTTTACCGGGCCAGCATTTTTCTGGTCATCTCGTGTCCGTGCGCTTTGGTCGTTTCGATTCCGGTCGGCTTCTTCGGCGGCATCGGCTCGGCCTCGCGCAAAGGTATCCTCGTCAAAGGGAGCAATTTCCTTGAAGGTCTGAATGATGTCAAAACGGTCGTGATGGACAAGACCGGCACCTTGACCGAAGGCAAATTCGCCGTAACCCGGATCGAAAGCGCCGGCGAGCTGACGGAGGAGCTTTTGCTGGAACTGGCAGCCTATGCGGAACTGCATTCCAGCCACCCGATTGCCGATTCCATCAAGGAAGCCTACGGGAACCCGATAGCTGAAGACCGGATCGCCACCACAAACAATATCCCGGGTCAGGGACTGCAGGTCGTTGTCGATGGGCAGGAAATCCTGGCCGGCAACGCCAAATTGATGAAGAAATTCGGCATCATCCATGCGCCGGCTCCCGAAACCGGGACGGTTGTGCATATCGCTGTGGATAAACAATATGCGGGCTACATCCTGATAGCAGATGCCATAAAAGCTGATGCGAAGGCCACGATCGCCGGCCTGAAGGCGAGAGGGATCCGCACCATCATGCTGACCGGGGATTCCCATGCGGTTGGCGAAGCAGTCGCCAAGGAAATCGGCATCGATGAAGTCCATGCCGAATTGCTTCCGCAGGACAAAGTGACGAAGCTGGAGGAAGTGTTGGCAAGCAAACGAAAAGGCGAAAAAGTCATCTTCGTGGGCGATGGCATCAACGATACGCCGGTGTTGGCGCGTTCCGATATCGGGATGGCGATGGGCGGATTGGGATCCGACGCCGCCATCGAAGCGGCGGATATCGTCATCATGGACGATCAGCCATCCAAGATTTTGACCGCAATCACCGTTGCTGAGGAAACACGCAAAATCGTCTGGCAGAACATCATTTTCGCCATGTCAGTCAAAGGGCTGTTCCTGATTCTCGGCGCGTTCGGCGTCGCCACGATGTGGGAAGCCGTCTTCGCCGATGTCGGCGTGACCGTGCTGGCTGTCCTCAACAGCATCCGGATCCTGAAAAAATAA
- a CDS encoding iron-containing alcohol dehydrogenase, translated as MRLENGIRNFEFQNPTKIVFGKDQIKRINDLIPQDAKVLILYGGGSVKKFGTFDRVVEALGNREWAEFGGIEANPTYETLIQAVDKIKAEGYDYLLAVGGGSVIDGVKFVAAGAVFDGDPVDMFGSGVGKGLPVTKALPFGTVLTLPATASEMNNNSVVTFVEKQAKISFASPHTYPQFSILEPEATYTLPKRQLANGVIDSFIHVMEAYLTYPIEAKVQDRWAEGLLQTLIEIGPDVVDEDNHDYATRANFMWTATNALNRFISPGVPQDWATHQLGHEMTLAFGIDHARTLSIVLPAMMKVRKQQKWDKLLQYAERVWDIRGDSDLTNDEEKIDLAIKKTEDFFASLGAPIRFSDVGLDETDIPRLVEALVRHKKENISERGDFTSEDARAVYTAAL; from the coding sequence ATGAGATTGGAAAATGGTATCCGCAATTTTGAGTTTCAAAATCCTACAAAAATAGTTTTCGGTAAAGACCAGATCAAGCGCATCAATGATTTGATTCCACAGGACGCGAAAGTATTGATTTTGTACGGCGGCGGCAGCGTGAAGAAATTCGGCACATTCGACCGCGTCGTCGAAGCATTGGGCAACCGCGAGTGGGCTGAATTCGGCGGAATCGAGGCGAATCCGACCTACGAAACGCTGATTCAGGCAGTCGACAAGATCAAAGCGGAAGGCTATGACTACTTGTTGGCGGTAGGCGGCGGCAGCGTCATCGATGGCGTGAAATTCGTTGCGGCAGGTGCGGTGTTCGATGGCGATCCCGTCGATATGTTCGGCAGCGGCGTTGGCAAAGGCTTGCCGGTCACAAAAGCGCTGCCTTTCGGGACGGTCTTGACGTTGCCGGCCACTGCATCGGAAATGAACAACAACTCGGTCGTGACCTTTGTGGAAAAGCAAGCGAAGATCAGTTTTGCCAGTCCACATACTTATCCACAATTTTCCATCCTGGAACCGGAAGCGACCTACACGTTGCCGAAGCGCCAACTGGCGAATGGTGTCATCGATTCCTTTATCCATGTGATGGAGGCTTATCTGACTTATCCAATCGAGGCAAAAGTGCAGGATCGCTGGGCGGAAGGGCTGCTGCAGACATTGATCGAAATCGGCCCGGACGTAGTCGATGAGGACAACCACGACTATGCGACCCGCGCCAATTTCATGTGGACAGCCACGAATGCGCTGAATCGTTTCATTTCTCCAGGTGTTCCCCAGGACTGGGCGACACACCAACTGGGCCATGAAATGACGTTGGCGTTCGGAATCGACCACGCGCGTACGTTATCGATCGTCCTCCCGGCCATGATGAAAGTCCGCAAGCAGCAGAAGTGGGACAAACTGCTGCAGTATGCGGAACGCGTGTGGGATATCCGCGGCGATTCCGATCTGACTAATGATGAAGAAAAAATCGATCTGGCGATCAAAAAGACCGAAGACTTCTTCGCCAGCCTTGGCGCACCGATCCGCTTCTCCGATGTCGGACTGGATGAAACCGACATTCCCCGTCTTGTGGAAGCGCTAGTCCGCCACAAGAAAGAGAACATTTCCGAGCGCGGCGACTTCACTAGCGAAGACGCAAGAGCCGTCTATACAGCAGCACTTTAA
- a CDS encoding HIRAN domain-containing protein, whose amino-acid sequence MENNQSIFETICRLREEQPGLPYRFQDERTAGQKDVLYVLASEGIPFWRKEDLAKECCSILKDFVNKEETILTDPVLRHFLEHYPICSYFIEFRERVRITLEAESGSRERLYHLGMRLARSGTDPEQVKLGIILLGFFPYDTTKQIMRVLGHHSEYTLYVLESIQYVFPLQNNFIFELAKHTAGYGKLAALFLLKPVRWEQQHWMMHEGIKSDFLANIYANLCIQKTDMRAYFKKTEITAANFTDFAYLICYADYNNDSVTIDAQLDFLYKFIDKRDFAASFIDLGALVSIWYQVVDYWQQDYDFISQNETKYRRTKTMWDTRIARYEKLVHKVESFLHQPKWRHIVYQEISAPNESDNLIMKVLVYLNMHPDFPAFMEVLGRQPLGFNMLDFFLKINPELYFDDVCDYLEAILNPDLYTLPLETEEPENPSVTDLMRADEWLLRLFEVMSEKRKYNEAWCIRGIHYRHAGVRKKAVQVLQQHRKKWSDQVERELQIALQQEPNIKLKRQIDRLLQPENLKNQKESRYLKPKQPPLSHAHTDKELLHTYIAGTQFHELSGVADFLKPGDLLQLVREADNAYDANAIAVATQAGYMLGYVPRSENPVLASLLDAEERLYAILESPTVEMERPKITIVLKRTFFQAQPNGQGQGIILPFPPPKKKKYE is encoded by the coding sequence TTGGAAAATAACCAGAGCATTTTCGAGACAATCTGCCGGCTGCGGGAAGAACAGCCCGGTCTGCCTTATCGGTTCCAGGATGAACGGACGGCTGGGCAAAAGGATGTCCTTTATGTCCTTGCATCCGAAGGAATCCCGTTTTGGCGGAAAGAGGATTTGGCGAAGGAGTGCTGCAGCATCCTGAAGGACTTCGTCAACAAAGAAGAGACAATCCTGACAGATCCTGTCCTGCGCCATTTTCTGGAGCACTATCCGATCTGCAGTTACTTCATTGAATTTCGCGAACGGGTGCGGATCACTTTGGAAGCGGAATCAGGTTCGCGGGAACGGTTGTACCATCTCGGCATGCGGCTCGCCCGCAGCGGCACCGATCCGGAACAGGTGAAACTGGGCATCATCCTTTTGGGTTTCTTTCCGTACGATACGACCAAACAGATCATGCGCGTCCTGGGTCACCACAGCGAGTACACCTTGTACGTGCTTGAGAGCATCCAGTACGTTTTCCCCCTGCAGAACAATTTCATCTTCGAATTGGCCAAGCACACAGCCGGCTACGGGAAGCTGGCAGCCTTGTTCCTGCTGAAGCCGGTGAGGTGGGAACAGCAACACTGGATGATGCATGAGGGCATCAAGAGCGATTTCCTCGCCAATATCTACGCCAATCTTTGCATCCAGAAAACGGATATGCGCGCCTATTTCAAAAAGACGGAGATCACTGCAGCCAATTTCACGGATTTCGCTTATCTGATCTGTTATGCCGACTACAACAATGACAGCGTGACCATCGATGCCCAGCTGGACTTCCTGTATAAGTTCATCGACAAGCGCGACTTTGCGGCAAGCTTCATCGATCTGGGCGCGCTCGTCAGCATCTGGTATCAGGTGGTCGATTATTGGCAACAGGATTACGACTTCATCAGTCAAAATGAAACGAAATACCGCCGTACCAAAACCATGTGGGATACCCGCATCGCCCGCTACGAAAAGCTGGTGCATAAAGTGGAGAGTTTCCTGCACCAGCCAAAATGGCGCCACATCGTCTATCAGGAAATTTCCGCCCCGAACGAATCGGATAATCTGATCATGAAAGTGCTCGTCTATCTGAACATGCATCCCGATTTCCCGGCTTTCATGGAAGTGCTGGGCCGGCAACCGTTGGGGTTCAATATGCTCGACTTCTTCCTGAAGATCAACCCCGAACTCTATTTCGACGATGTCTGCGACTATCTGGAGGCGATCCTGAATCCGGATCTCTATACGCTTCCTTTGGAGACAGAGGAACCGGAAAATCCGAGCGTCACCGATCTGATGCGCGCCGATGAATGGCTGCTGCGCCTGTTCGAAGTGATGAGCGAGAAACGCAAATACAACGAAGCGTGGTGCATCCGCGGCATCCATTACCGCCATGCCGGCGTGCGCAAAAAAGCGGTCCAGGTGCTGCAGCAGCACCGGAAAAAATGGTCCGACCAGGTGGAACGCGAACTCCAGATTGCGCTTCAGCAGGAGCCGAACATCAAACTGAAGCGGCAAATCGACAGACTGCTGCAGCCGGAAAATCTGAAGAACCAAAAAGAAAGCCGTTATCTGAAGCCAAAGCAGCCGCCGTTGAGCCATGCCCATACGGATAAGGAATTGCTGCATACCTATATCGCCGGCACGCAGTTCCATGAGCTGAGCGGAGTCGCCGATTTTCTGAAACCGGGGGACCTGCTGCAGCTCGTCCGCGAGGCCGATAATGCTTATGACGCGAATGCCATCGCCGTTGCGACGCAAGCCGGCTACATGTTGGGTTATGTGCCGCGCTCGGAGAATCCCGTCCTGGCCAGTCTGCTCGATGCCGAGGAGCGTCTTTATGCCATCCTCGAATCACCGACAGTCGAGATGGAACGGCCGAAAATCACGATCGTCCTGAAACGCACCTTCTTCCAAGCGCAACCGAACGGGCAAGGCCAAGGCATTATCCTGCCGTTCCCGCCGCCCAAGAAAAAGAAATACGAATAA
- a CDS encoding AbrB family transcriptional regulator encodes MNFGKLFGTLIVAFIGGWAGIRFRVPAGGMIGSLVAVAIYNYFSQMGYMPANLKIIGQIIIGGTIGMNFTKSSLAEMKQVFFPAVTSVLILLTVGVIAGYILHKVAGIDLITALLGTSPGGLTDMTILAAAFEADTIVVSSIHLVRLFSVILLMPIFVRIISTYINK; translated from the coding sequence ATGAATTTTGGAAAACTATTTGGTACATTGATCGTGGCCTTCATCGGAGGCTGGGCAGGGATCCGTTTCCGCGTGCCGGCTGGGGGGATGATCGGCTCGTTGGTCGCAGTCGCCATCTACAATTATTTTTCGCAGATGGGCTACATGCCGGCCAATCTGAAGATCATTGGCCAGATCATCATCGGCGGGACCATCGGCATGAACTTCACAAAAAGCAGTTTGGCCGAAATGAAACAGGTGTTTTTCCCTGCCGTCACTTCCGTCCTGATTTTGTTGACGGTCGGAGTGATTGCGGGCTATATCCTGCATAAAGTAGCCGGAATCGATCTGATCACTGCCTTGCTGGGGACCTCACCGGGCGGATTGACGGATATGACCATCCTGGCGGCAGCTTTTGAGGCGGACACGATTGTTGTATCCTCCATCCATCTCGTCCGGCTGTTCTCGGTCATCCTGCTGATGCCGATCTTTGTCAGGATCATCAGCACGTACATCAATAAATAA